The following DNA comes from Rhodopseudomonas boonkerdii.
GCGTGCTGCTGGCGACTGCCCGCGTCGCTGGTGAAACCGCGCCGCTGCTGTTCACTGCCTTGAGCAACCAGTTCTTCAGCCTGGATCTCTCACGCACGATGGCCAACCTGCCGGTGACCATCAACAACTTCGTCCAGAGCCCCTACGAATACTGGAAGCAGCTCGCCTGGAGCGGTGCGCTGATCATCACCCTGACCGTCCTTGCCCTGAACATTGGCGCGCGCATTCTCGGCGCCGAGAGGAAAGCAAAATGAGTGATCTCTCTCTTTCCGCCGGCAATCCCGGCGTCTCGATGCCGTCGCTCATGCCGCAGACCGATGCGCGTCCCAAGGTCAGCGTGCGCGATCTGAATTTCTACTACGGCGAACACCACGCCCTGAAGAAGATCAACCTGAATCTCGCCACCAACCGCGTCACCGCCTTCATCGGGCCGTCGGGCTGCGGCAAGTCCACGTTGTTGCGCATTTTCAACCGCATGTATGACCTCTATCCGGGGCAGCGCGCGGAAGGCCAGGTCATGCTGGACAGCCAGAACATTCTGGATCCGAAGCTCGATCTCAACCTGCTGCGCGCCCGTATCGGCATGGTGTTCCAGAAGCCGACCCCGTTCCCGATGACGATCTATGAAAACATCGCCTTCGGTATCCGCCTGTATGAGAAGATTTCCAAGGCGGAGATGGATGTACGCGTCGAGAAGGCGCTGCGTGGCGGTGCGCTCTGGAACGAGGTCAAGGACAAGCTGAACGCCTCGGGCCTCAGCCTGTCGGGCGGCCAGCAGCAGCGTCTGTGCATCGCGCGCACCATCGCGGTGCGTCCGGAAGTGATCCTGTTCGACGAACCTTGCTCGGCGCTCGATCCGATCTCGACCGCCAAGGTCGAAGAACTGATCGACGAACTCAAGGATCAGTACACGATCGCCATTGTGACCCATAACATGCAGCAGGCGGCGCGCGTCTCCGACACCACCGCCTTCATGTATCTCGGTGAGCTGGTCGAATTCGATCAGACCAACAAGATCTTCACCTCGCCGAGCGACCGCCGCACTCAGGATTACATCACCGGCCGTTTCGGCTGACGCGATCAACTCGCGAGAGGATTGAGCTATGGCTTTTGAACATACGACTAAGGCCTTCGACGACGATCTTCAAGAACTGACCCGTCTCGTCGCCGAGATGGGAGGCCTCGCCGAGCGTCAAATCGTCGAATCCGTCGACGCCCTGATCCGCCGTGACGTAGCCCTGGGCGCGCGCGTGGTGGCGACCGACGCGGAAATCGACCAGCTGCAACGGATGATCGAAGAGCGTGCCGTTCTCACCATCGCCAAGCGTCAGCCGATGGCGGTGGACCTGCGCGAGATCGTCGGCGCGCTTCGCGTTGCCACGGATCTCGAGCGCATCGGCGATCTCAGCAAGAATATCGGCAAGCGTGTCAATGCGCTGGATAGCGATTTCCACCCGCTGAAGCTGATCCGCGGCCTCGAGCATATGACCGATCTGGTGAATACCCAGGTCAAGGCGGTGCTTGACGCCTATGCCGCGCATGACCTGCCGGCAGCGATGAGCGTATGGAAGGGCGATGAGGAAATCGACGCGATCTGTACGTCGCTATTCCGCGAGCTTCTCACTTACATGATGGAAGATCCGCGCAACATTTCGTTCTGCATCCATCTGATGTTCTGCGCCAAGAACATCGAACGGATTGGCGATCACGCGACCAATATCGCCGAGACCGTATTCTACATGATCGAAGGTCAGCAGATGGTCGACAAGCGTCCGAAGGGCGACATGACCAACTTTGCGACACCGGCGAGCTGAGGCTCGCCGCGACGTCCCTGAACGAAAGATAGGAACGAGCCATATGAACGCGCGCATTCTGGTAGTGGAAGACGAGGAAGCTCTGACCACACTGCTGCGCTACAATCTCGACGCCGAAGGTTACGATGTCGAGACGGTTGCCCGCGGCGACGATGCCGACACCCGCTTGAAAGAGCGCGTACCGGACCTCGTGGTCCTCGACTGGATGCTGCCGGGGTTGTCCGGCATCGAACTCTGCCGTCGCTTGCGGGCGCGGCCGGAAACCAAGGCGCTGCCGATCATCATGCTCACCGCCCGCGGTGAGGAGAGCGAGCGCGTTCGTGGCCTCGCCACCGGCGCGGACGATTACATCGTCAAGCCATTCTCCGTCCCGGAGTTGCTGGCCCGTGTGAAGGGTCTCTTGCGTCGTGCGGCACCGGAACGTCTTGCCACCGTACTTGCCTTCGGCGATATCGAACTCGACCGCGACAAGCGCCGGGTCGTCCGTGCGTCGCGTCCGATCGATCTTGGTCCGACCGAATATCGGCTGCTTGAGTTCTTCCTCGAGCATCCCGGCCGCGTGTTCAGCCGCGAACAGCTGCTCGACAGTGTCTGGGGCCGCGACATCTATATCGATGAGCGCACGGTCGACGTTCACATCGGTCGTCTGCGCAAGCTGCTCAATCCGGCCGGCGAGCCCGATCCGATCCGCACCGTTCGCGGCGCCGGCTATGCGCTCGATGATCGTTTCGACAAGGCGGCGGAGTAACTCTGCTTCCATACGGTTCGCCCTCATCCAGAGGAGCGGCCGTAGGCCGCGTCTCGAAGGATGGATACGGAACGCCCACAACTCATGGTTCGAGACGGCGCTGCGCGCCTCCTCACTATGAGGGCGGAGATGATGGCTCTTCCCGATAGCAAAATACGAAAAATGCCCGGCTCGTCGCCGGGCATTTTTGTTAGCTCATTACTCTTTCGCTTACCGCGGCGGCTTCGGTGCAGTGCGACGGCGATCCGCTGCCGGCTGATAGGCGATGCGCGAATGGTGCGCGCAGTAAGGAGCGCCCGCCACGGCCTTGCCGCCGCAGAAATAGAAATCGGAACTGGCCGGATCGCCGACCGGCCAGTGGCAGGTGGCGTCGCTGAGTTCGACGAGCTGCAGGCGTTGGCTGATCGGGATCACATTGTCGACCGCGATCGGATCCGGCTCCATCTCGACGTCGTAGTTGTGCGCCAGCGCAGTGTTGCCACGGGCCACGGGGCGCGGCATTCGCACCATTTGGGCCGGTCGCGGCTTGCGCGGGCGCGGCGCGGCGGACGAAGGGCTCTTGGCGCGGCCGGACAGGCCGAGCCGATGCACCTTGCCGATCACGGCGTTACGGGTGACGTTACCGAGTTCCGCTGCAATCTGGCTGGCGGAAAGGCCGCCCTCCCAGAGTTTCTTCAGCTGTTCGACGCGATCGTCGGTCCAAGTGATTACCGTCATCGCCAAATCCCTTCGTAGGCGTCGGGCCGGATCGGCTCCGACGCTGCGACTTGAAATCGTCAAAAACCTCGCTGTCAGAATCCCTTAGCGCTCACCGGATGCATGACTGCTTCCGGCCTTACGCCGTACCGATAGTGTATAAGGGTCTACTGCCGCACGAGATGTCGTATCCGACAAGCCAAAAACTACATGATGCCGCGACTCACGCGCAAGAGTCGGCCGAGTCACATCCACATGCTTTGTGTCAACCAAGCAGAAAAAGCGGCTTTTTGTGCGCCCCGGGGTGGCTTGAAAGCCACTATGCGCGGTTGACACCCCGGGTGGCCCCCATAGAATATCGCGCGCGTGCCGCCCGAGAAGGGCGGCACGTTTCGTTTTGAGGGTCCGCTGCCCCGTGTCGCACTGTTGTCATCGATAGTGCCCGACATCGGTGGGGGCCACAGGCTGATTGATCGGAACCGTTATGACCAGCAACGCACCATCCTCGCAAATTTCTCAGGCTCACCTTCTGCCTGTCTTCGCGCGCGCAGATGTGGCGTTCGAGCGCGGTGAGGGGGCCTGGCTGATCTCGACGACCGGCGAGCGCTATCTCGATTTTACCAGCGGTGTTGCGGTCAATTCGCTCGGTCACGCGCATCCGCATATGGTCGCAGCGCTGCAGGAGCAGGCCACCAAATTGTGGCACATGTCGAACCTGTTCAAGAGCCCGGATGGTGAGCGCCTCGCCGCGCGGCTTTGCGAAAATTCGTTCGCTGATTTCGTGTTCTTCGCCAATTCGGGTGCGGAAGCGATGGAGTGCGCGTTGAAAGTGA
Coding sequences within:
- the pstB gene encoding phosphate ABC transporter ATP-binding protein PstB; protein product: MSDLSLSAGNPGVSMPSLMPQTDARPKVSVRDLNFYYGEHHALKKINLNLATNRVTAFIGPSGCGKSTLLRIFNRMYDLYPGQRAEGQVMLDSQNILDPKLDLNLLRARIGMVFQKPTPFPMTIYENIAFGIRLYEKISKAEMDVRVEKALRGGALWNEVKDKLNASGLSLSGGQQQRLCIARTIAVRPEVILFDEPCSALDPISTAKVEELIDELKDQYTIAIVTHNMQQAARVSDTTAFMYLGELVEFDQTNKIFTSPSDRRTQDYITGRFG
- the phoU gene encoding phosphate signaling complex protein PhoU codes for the protein MAFEHTTKAFDDDLQELTRLVAEMGGLAERQIVESVDALIRRDVALGARVVATDAEIDQLQRMIEERAVLTIAKRQPMAVDLREIVGALRVATDLERIGDLSKNIGKRVNALDSDFHPLKLIRGLEHMTDLVNTQVKAVLDAYAAHDLPAAMSVWKGDEEIDAICTSLFRELLTYMMEDPRNISFCIHLMFCAKNIERIGDHATNIAETVFYMIEGQQMVDKRPKGDMTNFATPAS
- the phoB gene encoding phosphate regulon transcriptional regulator PhoB yields the protein MNARILVVEDEEALTTLLRYNLDAEGYDVETVARGDDADTRLKERVPDLVVLDWMLPGLSGIELCRRLRARPETKALPIIMLTARGEESERVRGLATGADDYIVKPFSVPELLARVKGLLRRAAPERLATVLAFGDIELDRDKRRVVRASRPIDLGPTEYRLLEFFLEHPGRVFSREQLLDSVWGRDIYIDERTVDVHIGRLRKLLNPAGEPDPIRTVRGAGYALDDRFDKAAE
- a CDS encoding GcrA family cell cycle regulator codes for the protein MTVITWTDDRVEQLKKLWEGGLSASQIAAELGNVTRNAVIGKVHRLGLSGRAKSPSSAAPRPRKPRPAQMVRMPRPVARGNTALAHNYDVEMEPDPIAVDNVIPISQRLQLVELSDATCHWPVGDPASSDFYFCGGKAVAGAPYCAHHSRIAYQPAADRRRTAPKPPR